In uncultured Ilyobacter sp., a genomic segment contains:
- the pgeF gene encoding peptidoglycan editing factor PgeF has protein sequence MYVKHNGYFEIEEFENKGIKAIFTGKKYGDVKENFFLSPEKEKNIEGFMKKFSIEGKKLVAAKQTHSKNIEDIREESPLYFEDVDGFITVRRDVVLFTVHADCLPIYFYDMKKKVIGLCHSGWKGSYLQIGEEIIKKMKASYGSLEKDILVGVGIGAGKCCYQVGDDFYRDFKEKFPFDVIEASFERKYDGWYFDNGEFNFQMIIKRGILEKNIVKSRECTVCNRELFSYRREGKDAGRNGAFIYFKD, from the coding sequence ATGTATGTAAAGCATAATGGGTATTTTGAGATAGAAGAATTTGAAAATAAGGGGATAAAAGCTATATTTACAGGGAAAAAATACGGAGATGTAAAGGAGAATTTTTTTCTGTCACCTGAAAAAGAAAAAAATATAGAGGGATTTATGAAAAAATTTTCTATAGAGGGGAAAAAACTAGTGGCTGCAAAGCAGACACACTCTAAAAATATAGAGGATATTAGAGAGGAAAGCCCTCTATACTTTGAAGATGTAGACGGCTTTATAACTGTTAGAAGAGATGTTGTCCTTTTTACAGTCCATGCAGACTGTCTGCCTATATATTTTTATGACATGAAAAAAAAGGTCATAGGGCTGTGTCACTCGGGATGGAAAGGAAGCTACCTTCAGATAGGAGAAGAGATTATAAAAAAGATGAAGGCAAGTTATGGGAGCTTGGAAAAAGATATCCTTGTGGGGGTAGGTATAGGGGCAGGTAAATGCTGCTATCAGGTGGGAGATGATTTTTACAGGGATTTTAAGGAGAAGTTTCCCTTTGATGTCATAGAGGCTTCTTTTGAAAGAAAATATGATGGATGGTATTTTGACAACGGTGAATTTAACTTTCAGATGATCATAAAAAGAGGGATTCTAGAAAAAAACATAGTAAAAAGCCGAGAGTGCACAGTTTGTAACAGAGAATTATTTTCATATAGAAGAGAGGGAAAGGATGCGGGAAGAAATGGTGCATTTATCTACTTTAAAGATTAA
- the rbsD gene encoding D-ribose pyranase — MRLLNSEISYEIAKLGHTDHICIGDAGLPIPDGVKRIDIALERNIPTFMGTLDVVLDEMQVEEVIIASEMKKVSPELYTDLLELLNKKCQGVRIEEYPHLQLKKATQESKAIIRTGECTPYANIILKSGVAF, encoded by the coding sequence ATGAGGCTTCTAAACAGTGAAATATCATATGAGATAGCCAAACTTGGACACACGGATCATATATGTATAGGGGATGCAGGCTTACCTATTCCAGATGGAGTAAAGAGGATAGATATAGCCCTAGAGAGAAATATACCTACTTTCATGGGAACTCTAGATGTGGTGCTAGATGAGATGCAGGTGGAAGAGGTAATAATAGCCTCTGAAATGAAGAAGGTGAGTCCGGAACTTTACACAGACCTTCTAGAGCTGCTAAATAAAAAATGTCAGGGAGTTAGAATAGAAGAGTATCCCCATTTACAACTGAAAAAGGCTACTCAAGAGTCAAAGGCGATAATAAGAACGGGAGAGTGCACTCCTTATGCAAATATTATTTTGAAGTCAGGTGTGGCATTTTAG
- a CDS encoding Na-translocating system protein MpsC family protein, with translation MLDKTNLLIKYKVLYVEDDEMQRENLKIFLKRRVGKLYMAENGKEGFKVFEEQNPDIIITDLKMPVMDGIEMSKKIREKNKKSGIIITTAFSDVKTVLGAMDVGIDKYILKPVDTGKLIEAMEEIALRLTGEESGSLVLDDKILSDKKEKLEYESKIQIKIAYFIKSNTGKGPKSVKAFIKGSLIEIEANDPLTIYEKKLLEQSKNKSLVNFSREAFYNDRKSEIEKIIFEILGIKCNLERVTIDFKNNRDILVISV, from the coding sequence ATGCTTGATAAAACAAATTTACTGATTAAATACAAGGTTCTCTATGTGGAAGATGATGAGATGCAGAGAGAAAATCTCAAGATATTTTTGAAGAGAAGAGTTGGAAAACTTTACATGGCAGAAAATGGAAAAGAGGGATTTAAAGTTTTTGAAGAGCAGAATCCAGACATAATAATAACAGATCTTAAGATGCCAGTTATGGACGGGATAGAGATGAGTAAGAAAATCCGGGAAAAGAATAAAAAATCCGGGATAATAATAACAACTGCCTTTTCTGATGTGAAAACTGTTCTAGGTGCCATGGATGTCGGTATAGACAAGTATATACTTAAACCTGTGGATACAGGAAAACTTATAGAGGCCATGGAAGAAATAGCCCTTCGTCTTACAGGGGAAGAGTCTGGAAGTCTTGTTTTGGACGATAAGATATTATCTGACAAAAAAGAAAAACTGGAATATGAGAGTAAGATACAGATAAAAATAGCTTATTTTATAAAAAGTAACACTGGGAAAGGTCCTAAATCTGTAAAAGCCTTTATAAAGGGCAGCCTGATAGAGATAGAGGCCAATGACCCCCTTACTATCTATGAGAAAAAACTTCTGGAACAAAGTAAGAACAAAAGCCTTGTAAATTTTAGCAGAGAGGCCTTTTATAATGACAGGAAGAGTGAGATCGAAAAAATAATTTTTGAAATATTAGGTATAAAATGCAACCTAGAAAGAGTGACCATAGATTTTAAAAATAACAGAGACATATTGGTTATTTCTGTTTAA
- the rbsK gene encoding ribokinase — translation MGKILVVGSINMDLVTRAFKSPRIGETILGKDFKQIPGGKGANQAVAVARLGSDVSLIGMVGEDSFGDTLLSVIKKDGVDISGVGRCRDRSTGIATIVVDDDANNSIIVVPGANFEIKKEDIDANIKLYENSEIVVHQLETPLDIVEYSLKISKKLGKTTILNPAPAKAMSDEIIKNVDYLIPNETELELLSGVPVKTKEDILKACRKIMTKGVKKLIVTLGSKGAIYVDGEGTREFGVYKVDAVDTTAAGDSFIGGFTAALSKGESIEKAMDFAAKVGAITVTREGAQTSLPTLDEVMNFKGVI, via the coding sequence ATGGGTAAAATACTGGTAGTGGGAAGTATAAATATGGATCTTGTAACAAGAGCCTTTAAATCACCAAGGATAGGAGAGACAATTTTAGGAAAAGACTTCAAACAGATACCAGGAGGAAAGGGAGCCAACCAGGCTGTTGCCGTGGCCAGGCTAGGATCAGATGTGTCGTTGATCGGAATGGTAGGTGAAGACTCCTTTGGAGATACTCTGCTCTCTGTTATAAAAAAAGACGGGGTTGATATCTCTGGTGTGGGAAGGTGCAGGGACAGATCTACAGGTATAGCTACCATAGTTGTAGATGACGATGCCAATAACTCGATAATAGTGGTCCCAGGTGCCAACTTTGAAATAAAAAAAGAGGATATAGACGCAAACATTAAACTTTATGAGAATTCTGAAATAGTTGTACATCAGCTAGAGACCCCTTTAGACATTGTAGAGTACTCTCTGAAAATAAGTAAAAAACTAGGGAAGACAACTATACTGAATCCAGCACCTGCAAAAGCAATGTCAGATGAGATAATAAAAAATGTAGATTATCTTATTCCTAACGAGACTGAATTAGAGCTCCTCTCAGGGGTTCCTGTGAAAACCAAGGAGGATATTCTCAAGGCTTGCCGAAAAATTATGACAAAAGGTGTAAAGAAACTAATAGTCACCTTAGGGTCTAAGGGTGCAATTTATGTAGATGGCGAAGGCACTAGAGAATTTGGGGTGTATAAGGTAGATGCAGTAGATACTACTGCTGCAGGAGATTCATTTATTGGCGGTTTTACAGCAGCTCTTTCTAAGGGAGAGTCTATCGAAAAGGCCATGGATTTTGCCGCAAAGGTAGGAGCAATCACGGTGACGAGAGAGGGAGCTCAGACTTCACTCCCTACACTGGATGAGGTTATGAATTTCAAAGGAGTGATTTAA
- a CDS encoding LacI family DNA-binding transcriptional regulator, which yields MKMSDIAEKAGVSIATVSRVINEDKNVKDSTREKILKIIEECDYTPSAIARNLSRKDNNTIGVVVPDISNPYFSEMVEGISEVIDRENLNILIYNTNDKIEKEQKSLQMLLEQRIKGLVITVTSESYEKGKNYLDKFVKEKIPVVLADRDIKYSSMDCVFIDNIGGAHKGVSVLIENGHKEIAIITGPLGSKPGRDRLRGYQNALSENGIEVIEGNIYEGDFQMESGYKLGKEILGRKKRPTAVFISNNQMTLGFFKAMNEMKLSTPKNIAVLSFDRVEILDIFDIKLTTVSASVRELGMRSAEMLLDRIRSKDKDISQKTILQTVLDIKGSEKNVCRKK from the coding sequence ATGAAGATGTCAGACATAGCTGAAAAAGCAGGAGTTTCCATAGCTACTGTTTCAAGGGTTATAAATGAAGATAAAAATGTAAAAGACTCTACCAGGGAAAAAATCCTCAAAATAATAGAGGAGTGCGACTATACTCCCAGTGCCATAGCAAGGAACCTTTCAAGAAAGGACAACAACACTATAGGGGTAGTGGTTCCCGATATATCAAATCCATATTTTTCAGAAATGGTAGAGGGGATAAGCGAGGTAATAGACAGAGAAAACCTAAATATATTAATTTATAATACCAATGATAAGATAGAAAAAGAGCAGAAATCACTTCAGATGCTGCTAGAACAGAGAATAAAAGGTCTAGTAATAACAGTAACCAGCGAAAGCTATGAGAAGGGGAAGAATTATCTAGATAAATTTGTAAAGGAGAAAATACCTGTGGTTCTTGCAGACAGGGATATCAAGTATTCTAGCATGGACTGTGTTTTTATAGACAATATAGGTGGTGCACATAAGGGAGTCTCGGTACTCATTGAAAACGGTCATAAAGAGATCGCTATCATAACAGGTCCCCTTGGATCTAAGCCAGGTAGGGACAGGTTGAGAGGATACCAAAACGCCCTTTCTGAAAATGGTATAGAGGTTATAGAGGGAAATATCTATGAGGGAGATTTTCAGATGGAATCAGGATATAAGCTGGGGAAGGAGATACTAGGCAGAAAGAAAAGACCTACGGCGGTTTTTATATCAAACAATCAGATGACTCTAGGATTCTTTAAGGCTATGAACGAAATGAAGCTATCCACTCCAAAAAATATTGCGGTGCTGTCTTTTGACAGAGTTGAAATATTAGATATATTTGATATCAAACTCACTACTGTTTCTGCCTCAGTGAGGGAGTTAGGGATGAGATCTGCAGAAATGCTTTTAGACAGAATAAGAAGTAAAGACAAAGATATAAGTCAAAAGACGATACTTCAGACAGTCTTAGACATAAAGGGATCTGAAAAAAACGTATGCAGGAAAAAATAA